ACGAGCAGTACACCAGAGGGTTCAAGTCTCTCTCAGAAGCCAGTGTTCCATCTGTGCAAAATCCAGCCGAAAACGGAAGTTGCAGCTCGAACAGTGACCAGAGCACGAGCGGATGCGTCTCCACCTTGAAAAATGACCAGGCTGCTGTGAAGCACCAAGTGAAATCCAACTTGAAGGTTTCCGAGAGGCACGATCTTGTCATGATGTTCACTTGCAAAGTCTGCGACACCAGAAACCTCAAAACGGCCTGTCGTGAGTCGTACGACAAAGGTGTGGTGGTTGCTAGATGCAATGGCTGCGACAATCTGCACCTGATTGCGGACCGGCTGGGATTGTTTGGTGAACCGAGCAGCGTAGAGGAGTTTCTAGCGGCTCGTGGGgaggaagtgaagaagggaTCAGCTGAGACTATGAATCTCACTCTTGAGGATCTTGCTGGAACAAAAGATGTTAGTGTTTGAGTTTCTGttgttttttcatttcttatgaTTTATTCTGTAGAAGAGATTTTGGGGATATTAAACCATATAATACCAAATGATTCACCAATGTTACAAATTGCTCCAACATTTTTTAAGTTTATATAAATCATACTACAAAAAGTTTACTCCATAACATATTTTAAAGGGCAATTACAACCCCTAAAACCAAGTAAATCAAGAGAGAAGATATGGTGTTTCATTTCTAGAAACTTAACTAAAAATTCCAAGAGATCACATCTACCATTATTCCAAGATCAAAATCAGCTGCAAATCTTCTACAATGTCACTTGAAAGATGAATCTCCAACaagtaaaatttcaaaattgaaacAATCTCATGCCGCAGATATTTCATCCAGCAACATTTTCCCTTCTTTACTCAATTCCACCTTCTCCATCTTCACCCTGCGATGCATGATGGGACTCTTCTTCTCGGCAGCTGCGTAAGTTCGAATCAACGACTCAAACACCTTGCCTGTCGGCTCCTTCAGGATCTTCACGAACCCTTCAGCGCCCCCGACGTCCTTGCTCTGCTCAAAGTGCCGCATAACAGCCTCCACTACTTCGGCTGATGGGGCCCACTCGCCTCCGTTAGCCCAGCCAGCTGTGACGGCGTTGTTGATGCATTTCACGAGTGGTTTGAACTCTTCCTTCTTCATGTAGTAGTCGATGTAATGCCCCCAGGTTTTGGCGTTGGGTTCCGCTCCTCTCCTCTTGGCGTGCCTCCTCAGCTTGTCCGCCTTCTCGGGCGAACCCTCTTTCAGATAAGCGCTGATGAGGATGTTTGCGATACGGATATCGAAAGTCGAGCTACCGGTTGAGTAAGCAGTCGCCCACTCGTGGAAACATTTCTCAGCACCTGGTAGATCATTCAGCTTAACCAACACCTGAATCATATTCAGATAACTCAAGTTTGCAGTTTTGGGAAAAGCTAGCTTCAACGAACGCCACACTCGATAAACTTCGAGCAGATTCCCAGTGCGTCCGTACAGTGTGATCAGAAATTGGTAAGCCGAGAGTTCTCTGCGGCCGTTTCTGCTCTCCAGTTCCTTAAGTGCCGCCTCAGCTTTATCAAACGCTCCGGCATCAGCATAGATAGATGCCAGATTGCTGTATGTCGTCCAATCTGCTGCAACTCGGCCATCTCTCTTCATCTCATCAATAACCCTCTCGACCCCGTCAATATCACCCGTGGCAGCAAGAGCCCTCATCCACACGTTGTAGGTGTAAACGTCAGGCATGACGCCAGCCTCCTTCATTTCTTTGACAAGTGCAGGGACGAGCTGCGGCAGCTCGTTTTTCATGTTCAGGGTCATGAGGCTGTTGTACGGCATGGAAGTCATCTCCAAATTAAGTTCTTTCATCCTCTCGAACATAGTCTCTGCCTTTGAAGTCATTGAGAGTTTGCAGTAGCAATTGAGAAGAGCGCTGTAAGTGAGATTCGTTTTTGATGACTCCGGCAGAGACACAAAATAGGTCTCGGCAGCAGCAATGCCTCGGCTTTTCGCTATCAGATCAAGATGAATAGCTTGGTCACTCACGGTTTTATTCATACCTCTTTTCTCCATAGTCTCGGATATCTGTGGAAACAAATGACCGAGTCAGATAATCTAGTGCACATTGAGATAAGGATCGAGCTGTAAACGAGGAAAAATATGAGCAAGCAGGTTAGGCATAGTGTGATTTCAAGGGCTACAATGATTCTCCTTCGCCAAATTACAATGCTTGATTCACTAACCATTTCTTCCGCCTCACATTTTCCACTCTCCTTCACGAATCACGAGTCTCACAGTTCAAATACTCGAACAACTCTCTTCGATTAATTCGTTTGCTGTTCTAAATAAACTAATACTACAATCGTTTCATCAAATTATTCCAGTCAAGATGCACATTTTGTACTCTCCTTCACATATAGCTTGCACCATCCAAATTAAGAgccataatcatatcatcaatcaagataaaaacaaacaaacaaaatcatAAGCTCCAATGCTCGATAACAAAGATCAACAACTCACCCCATCAAAAATCAATCGCACACACACAtactaaaaaatcaacaaaattagGGCTTGAAGGTGCAGCAATTAGTGACTACCTTGACAGCGGGTCCGTACAGTTTGCGGCCGCGGAGAATCTTCACGGTGCGGCCAACCTCCCATTTGTAAGCACTCTTACGCGACTTGAGAAACTCGTTCGTCTTCGCCCTGACGCTCCTCTCCTCGCCGCCATCGCTGAGCAGCTTCTTGTACAGCGCCTCCGTCAAATACTTCTTCGACGATCGCTTCACTACGGTCTTCTTCTTCGCGAATTGCTGCATAAACGTCGACGCCATTTTCCCTCTCCGGTTCAATCAATGCTGAGATTTTGCAAAACTGAGCTGATTAAACCTTGAATTTCAGCTTCCAATTTGGGGAAACAGTGGAAGCGGAAGTGAGGTTTGGAAATGGAGAGGGGTGTTTTCGGTAATTCACATTGTGGGGGGTTATAGTGGGCTTTTATTGGGCCTCAATTTAACAATTATCAAACCATAGAATAAAATGGGCACAACAACCCAATAAGCAAACATTTGTAAATCCTAATTATTgggtatatttaattttaatatatccTATGAAATATGATATTAatcacaatattttttttatcaaaataattttatcttaTCCCATATATCATATTGATGCATATAagacaaaatataattttaaaagtcAATATAATCAAGCATTTGTGACTCATCATGCACAAGTTACGGCGCATGCCAACATTATCATGTCATATAAATATTCTAGTGTATTAAGTTTAATTATGACTAATGAAATTCAAAGTTTACCTAAACCACAACTCAATAAGTAGCGCATAACCAAACCCTAACACTAATCCCTAATCTCTAAACTCTAGAGTATAAACCTACTTATATACTCTTCTATAATGCTACTTATAATCCCTAATATGGGGCTTCAGTTGAAGGTTCAAAGTTGCAGGATTGAAGA
This genomic interval from Salvia splendens isolate huo1 chromosome 13, SspV2, whole genome shotgun sequence contains the following:
- the LOC121762480 gene encoding uncharacterized protein C24H6.02c-like, whose protein sequence is MAARRLLSRMAAKYAQNPLPREVSRKFHPSPNSFSRNYEQYTRGFKSLSEASVPSVQNPAENGSCSSNSDQSTSGCVSTLKNDQAAVKHQVKSNLKVSERHDLVMMFTCKVCDTRNLKTACRESYDKGVVVARCNGCDNLHLIADRLGLFGEPSSVEEFLAARGEEVKKGSAETMNLTLEDLAGTKDVSV
- the LOC121762479 gene encoding pentatricopeptide repeat-containing protein At1g60770-like, translated to MASTFMQQFAKKKTVVKRSSKKYLTEALYKKLLSDGGEERSVRAKTNEFLKSRKSAYKWEVGRTVKILRGRKLYGPAVKISETMEKRGMNKTVSDQAIHLDLIAKSRGIAAAETYFVSLPESSKTNLTYSALLNCYCKLSMTSKAETMFERMKELNLEMTSMPYNSLMTLNMKNELPQLVPALVKEMKEAGVMPDVYTYNVWMRALAATGDIDGVERVIDEMKRDGRVAADWTTYSNLASIYADAGAFDKAEAALKELESRNGRRELSAYQFLITLYGRTGNLLEVYRVWRSLKLAFPKTANLSYLNMIQVLVKLNDLPGAEKCFHEWATAYSTGSSTFDIRIANILISAYLKEGSPEKADKLRRHAKRRGAEPNAKTWGHYIDYYMKKEEFKPLVKCINNAVTAGWANGGEWAPSAEVVEAVMRHFEQSKDVGGAEGFVKILKEPTGKVFESLIRTYAAAEKKSPIMHRRVKMEKVELSKEGKMLLDEISAA